In bacterium, the following proteins share a genomic window:
- a CDS encoding serine/threonine protein kinase: protein MRASRGFARVKRLFLEASEREPENRSQYLDEACAGEPDLRREVEALLSFDRQPQPQELQRDLSSEVGPYRLLHKIGEGGMGEVWAAEQERPVRRRAAVKLIKWGMDTREVLARFESERQALALMNHPNIAAAYEAGATVEGRPFFAMEFVEGVPLNEYCDARRLSIRDRLELFVKVCDGLQHAHQKGVIHRDIKPSNILVAIEEGLPVPKIIDFGVAKATSQRLTERTLFTELGQWIGTPEYMSPEQAEITSIDIDTRSDVYSLGAVLYELLAGGQALDAAELRSAGFDEMRRHIREIEPPRPSTRVSSFGNVSREVAQRRDTDSRGLIRTLRGDLDWIVMKAMEKDRTRRYGSPSELAADIGRYLRSELVEASPPGTVYRMRKFIARHRAGVAAGAFIVVTLLAGVIGTALGLLRAQREAEASRKVAELLAGMFSDIDPAGQMGGFGSPILMLDRGAERIGRELTDEPVVQARLLQILGDGYRNMGRFQRSREALEASLRLRETHLEPSVPELGASLLSLGLLEYWDGNYSKAAALLERSAAVYQASLGGDDVAVAVARGFVGLPHWRLGDYEAARHAFEQSLNIYRTMEPEVSPWIAMTLHSYGILLMDLKDYEAARPMLERAIEIHQRALGPDHTTVGMMTVSLGRSYLENLRYDEARPLFERGLAIQERSLGRDHPWLASPLTMLATVDRRDGELEEARTKCERALGIIERFQGPEHPDLVWALVPYARILENAGEFAASREVLDRAVRIAETSHGKVHLDTARAVEGLGFHYYRLREYREALRHYRRAFSIREQVFGPRHPALAWNLYDQACILALSDDRPAALDSLRRAVDTGWANPRLFEDGDLDSLRDDPEFAAIADEVRSRLGRVER from the coding sequence GTGAGGGCCTCCAGAGGTTTCGCTCGCGTCAAGAGACTGTTCCTGGAGGCGTCGGAGCGCGAGCCGGAGAACCGGTCGCAGTACCTTGATGAAGCCTGCGCCGGCGAGCCGGACCTCCGCCGCGAGGTCGAGGCACTGCTGTCTTTCGACCGGCAGCCGCAGCCTCAGGAACTACAACGGGACCTTTCCAGTGAGGTGGGTCCGTACCGGCTGCTGCACAAGATCGGTGAGGGGGGAATGGGCGAGGTGTGGGCTGCGGAGCAGGAGCGCCCGGTTAGGCGGCGCGCCGCGGTCAAGCTCATCAAGTGGGGAATGGACACCAGGGAGGTTCTGGCCCGCTTCGAGTCCGAGCGCCAGGCGCTGGCGCTCATGAACCATCCCAACATTGCTGCAGCCTACGAAGCGGGCGCCACTGTCGAAGGCCGCCCGTTCTTTGCCATGGAATTCGTCGAGGGAGTGCCGCTCAATGAGTACTGCGACGCAAGGCGGCTGAGTATCCGCGACCGGCTGGAGCTTTTCGTCAAGGTGTGCGACGGCTTGCAACACGCCCACCAGAAGGGTGTCATCCACCGCGACATCAAGCCGTCGAACATCCTGGTGGCGATCGAAGAAGGGCTGCCGGTACCCAAGATCATCGACTTCGGGGTCGCCAAGGCGACCTCTCAACGGCTTACCGAACGCACCCTCTTCACCGAGCTCGGACAGTGGATCGGAACCCCCGAGTACATGAGCCCCGAGCAGGCGGAGATCACGAGCATCGACATTGACACCAGATCGGACGTCTACTCGTTGGGCGCGGTGTTGTATGAGCTCCTCGCCGGCGGGCAGGCCTTGGACGCGGCGGAGCTGCGTAGCGCCGGGTTCGATGAGATGCGTCGCCACATCCGCGAGATCGAGCCTCCCCGGCCCAGCACTCGCGTCTCTAGCTTCGGCAATGTCTCGCGAGAGGTGGCGCAGCGTCGCGATACCGACAGCCGCGGTCTGATTCGAACCTTGCGTGGAGACCTCGACTGGATCGTGATGAAGGCGATGGAGAAAGACCGCACGCGGCGCTACGGCTCGCCATCCGAGCTGGCGGCCGACATCGGGCGCTACCTGCGCAGTGAGCTGGTCGAGGCGAGTCCTCCGGGCACGGTCTATCGCATGCGCAAGTTCATCGCGCGGCATCGTGCCGGGGTCGCAGCAGGTGCGTTCATCGTCGTGACCCTGTTGGCGGGAGTGATCGGTACGGCGCTCGGGCTGCTCCGCGCTCAGCGCGAGGCCGAGGCTTCCCGCAAGGTCGCCGAGTTGCTGGCGGGAATGTTTTCCGACATCGATCCGGCGGGGCAGATGGGAGGGTTCGGGTCGCCGATTCTGATGCTCGACCGGGGAGCCGAGCGGATCGGGCGGGAGCTCACCGACGAACCCGTCGTCCAAGCTCGACTTCTCCAGATCCTCGGCGATGGCTATCGCAACATGGGCCGCTTCCAGAGGTCCCGCGAGGCCCTCGAAGCTTCCCTGCGGCTGCGAGAGACGCACTTGGAGCCCTCCGTCCCGGAGCTCGGCGCCAGTCTGCTGTCGTTGGGACTGCTGGAGTACTGGGACGGCAACTACTCCAAAGCAGCGGCGCTTCTCGAACGTTCCGCAGCCGTCTATCAGGCATCGCTCGGCGGGGACGACGTGGCCGTAGCCGTGGCCCGGGGGTTCGTCGGCCTGCCGCATTGGCGGCTCGGTGACTACGAGGCGGCGCGCCACGCCTTCGAACAGTCCCTGAATATCTATCGCACGATGGAGCCGGAAGTGAGTCCTTGGATCGCCATGACTCTGCACTCCTACGGCATCCTGTTGATGGATCTCAAGGACTACGAGGCGGCGCGCCCTATGCTCGAAAGAGCCATCGAGATTCATCAACGGGCGCTCGGCCCCGACCACACCACGGTCGGTATGATGACCGTGAGTCTGGGTCGAAGCTATCTCGAGAACCTCCGCTACGACGAGGCACGACCGCTTTTCGAGCGCGGGCTCGCCATCCAGGAGCGTTCTCTCGGTCGCGATCACCCCTGGCTGGCGTCGCCGCTTACCATGCTGGCCACCGTTGACCGCCGAGACGGGGAGCTCGAGGAGGCGCGAACCAAGTGCGAAAGGGCCCTGGGCATCATCGAGCGCTTTCAGGGGCCCGAGCACCCGGACCTCGTATGGGCGCTGGTTCCCTACGCGAGGATCCTTGAAAACGCCGGAGAATTCGCTGCGTCCCGCGAGGTCCTGGACAGGGCCGTGCGGATCGCGGAGACCTCGCACGGCAAGGTCCATCTGGACACGGCCCGCGCCGTCGAGGGGCTCGGCTTCCACTACTACCGTCTGAGGGAGTACCGAGAGGCTTTACGTCATTACCGGCGGGCCTTCTCGATTCGCGAACAGGTCTTCGGCCCGCGGCATCCGGCTCTCGCCTGGAACCTCTACGATCAGGCTTGTATCCTCGCACTCTCCGACGATCGGCCGGCTGCTCTCGATTCGCTGCGCCGGGCCGTTGACACGGGGTGGGCGAATCCGCGGCTCTTCGAGGATGGCGATCTCGATTCCCTGCGAGACGACCCCGAGTTCGCGGCTATCGCCGACGAAGTTCGCTCGCGACTGGGCCGCGTCGAGCGCTAG
- a CDS encoding EAL domain-containing protein has protein sequence MARSTSAEPKILLITADQVLQALAVPALSDSGFRVFATSRGTTAAQDAATSPPDAVLLDLLVEDADAVSLRSELRKLPNCHATPIFVMSDLFDPGLITSVYKDPFSEFLPKPINWLVLPHRLRQAVVVGRSVAELHEYQQSLEQAQDAARSASTEALKLRNFDQLTGLPNRATFTEIVALAVAQTHNRSGEMAVLFIDIDSFKEFNDSLGRDSGDLLLRAIAGRLRSALQQKIGQPDEYGSGIQGALARIHADEFAILLDQVGDRSQVRRLADDLLAAVMAPYSVIGRDVFVSASVGMAFASRGEGEAVLQCAETAMRHAKRAGGKTVRLYTDSMKDEVLERLELQERLRRAIDNNELRLHYQPIIDIPTGQIVGLEGLVRWTDAQRGPISPATFIPIAEEAGLVVAIGDWVIAEACRQLAAWVGRGLPPLRMAVNVARAQIEEALCVEKMETILRETGIEPEYLELELSERGVFRNDPLTLEKLRRLEALGLTLAIDDFGTGQTTLAYLQSFPLDVLKIDQSFVSRIGEDPATEAIIRAIIAMSHELELRVVGEGVETKAQAETLRTLQCDELQGFLYYHPLPPREIEPLLRAQADAAAQRPAEDVPSSDGTEGPFSTAPSALAAATEEEIFRMAHVDFLTDLLNRYSFERALETTLARAQRFGHQVALLVLDLDQFKEVNDSHGHSAGDELLSTLARRLKAMVRQVDSLARLGGDEFALIHSEFKTLDGVATLAQRLGDEIAKPVSLGSRTVRVTASIGIAVYPPGDSSPKNFYRQADLALYKAKGEGGNCFHFHANEMDRQVQLKLQLGRDLEKAIDRDEMHLVYQPQFSLTNRMIVAVEALVRWSHPKRGLVPPSSFIPIAEDNGEIIRIGEWVLRQACTEARSWMETSGVEIPVSVNLSYVQFRLREFPKAVERVLRETQLPPRLLEFELNQRMLLRFENDLERLTRGLDSLGVGLCVDDFGTSPFSIEDLTHLPFSKLKVDGRHIQASDEDDGCPPLVKAVIALGKKLNLGIVAEAVETQAQLAALRDERCDFGQGHLFSRPMTSAQLSARLAADGAAQSEVEADVLPFPQFV, from the coding sequence ATGGCTCGGAGTACCTCAGCTGAACCGAAGATCCTGCTGATCACGGCCGACCAGGTCCTGCAAGCGCTGGCGGTACCGGCTCTCAGCGATTCCGGCTTTCGCGTCTTCGCGACCTCCAGAGGCACCACGGCCGCGCAGGACGCCGCCACCAGCCCTCCCGATGCCGTCCTACTCGACCTTCTGGTCGAGGACGCCGACGCGGTCTCGCTGCGCAGCGAGCTTCGCAAGCTCCCGAACTGCCACGCCACCCCGATCTTCGTGATGTCGGACCTCTTCGACCCGGGCCTGATCACCAGTGTCTACAAGGACCCTTTCTCGGAGTTTCTACCCAAGCCGATCAACTGGCTGGTCCTTCCCCACCGGCTCCGGCAAGCCGTGGTGGTCGGCCGCTCGGTCGCCGAGCTGCACGAGTATCAACAGTCCCTGGAACAAGCACAGGACGCCGCTCGCTCGGCCAGCACCGAAGCGCTCAAGCTCCGAAACTTCGACCAGCTCACGGGCTTGCCGAACCGCGCCACGTTCACGGAGATCGTCGCTCTCGCCGTGGCTCAGACCCACAACCGCTCCGGAGAGATGGCGGTCTTGTTCATCGATATCGACAGTTTCAAGGAGTTCAACGACTCCCTGGGCCGGGACAGCGGCGACCTGCTGCTCAGAGCCATCGCGGGACGACTCCGGTCCGCGCTGCAGCAGAAGATAGGACAGCCCGACGAGTACGGCAGCGGTATTCAAGGGGCCTTGGCTCGAATCCACGCCGACGAGTTCGCGATTCTGCTCGATCAGGTCGGTGACCGCTCGCAGGTGAGGCGCCTGGCCGATGACCTGTTGGCCGCCGTGATGGCTCCCTACAGCGTAATCGGGCGCGATGTCTTCGTCTCCGCGAGCGTTGGAATGGCCTTCGCCTCGAGGGGCGAAGGCGAGGCCGTTCTTCAATGCGCGGAAACGGCCATGAGACACGCCAAGAGGGCCGGCGGAAAGACCGTTCGTCTCTACACCGACTCGATGAAAGACGAGGTTCTCGAACGGCTGGAGTTGCAGGAACGGCTTCGCCGAGCGATCGACAACAACGAGCTCCGACTCCACTACCAGCCCATCATCGATATCCCAACGGGCCAGATCGTGGGTCTCGAAGGCCTTGTGCGCTGGACGGATGCCCAGCGCGGCCCCATCTCGCCCGCGACTTTTATTCCGATCGCCGAGGAGGCGGGGCTGGTCGTCGCGATCGGTGACTGGGTCATCGCCGAGGCCTGCCGGCAGCTCGCCGCCTGGGTCGGTCGTGGGTTGCCGCCGCTGCGCATGGCCGTGAACGTAGCTCGCGCGCAGATCGAGGAAGCCCTGTGCGTGGAGAAGATGGAGACCATTCTCCGGGAGACCGGCATTGAGCCTGAGTATCTCGAGCTCGAGCTGAGCGAACGAGGTGTTTTCCGCAACGACCCTCTGACCCTGGAAAAACTGCGCCGACTCGAAGCTCTGGGCCTTACCCTGGCTATCGACGACTTCGGCACCGGGCAGACCACTCTCGCCTATCTCCAGAGCTTCCCCCTGGACGTGCTCAAAATCGACCAGTCGTTTGTGTCACGAATCGGCGAGGACCCCGCGACGGAAGCGATCATCCGAGCGATCATCGCCATGTCCCATGAGCTGGAACTGCGGGTCGTGGGTGAAGGAGTCGAGACGAAAGCGCAGGCGGAGACTCTGCGGACTCTGCAGTGCGACGAGTTACAGGGCTTTCTATACTACCACCCTCTGCCGCCCCGAGAAATCGAGCCCCTCCTGCGAGCTCAGGCCGATGCCGCCGCACAGAGACCGGCCGAAGATGTCCCGTCCTCGGACGGGACAGAAGGTCCCTTTTCGACCGCGCCGTCAGCCCTCGCTGCGGCAACCGAGGAAGAGATCTTCCGGATGGCCCACGTCGACTTCCTGACCGACCTGCTCAACCGCTATTCCTTTGAGAGGGCGCTGGAAACGACTCTGGCCCGTGCGCAACGGTTCGGCCATCAGGTGGCTCTCCTGGTCCTCGACCTGGATCAGTTCAAGGAGGTCAATGACTCTCACGGACACTCGGCGGGCGACGAGCTACTGAGCACGCTCGCCCGCCGGCTGAAGGCCATGGTGAGGCAGGTCGACTCGCTCGCGAGACTTGGTGGAGACGAGTTCGCCCTGATTCACAGTGAGTTCAAGACCCTCGACGGAGTCGCCACGCTGGCTCAACGACTCGGCGATGAGATTGCCAAACCTGTGAGCCTTGGCTCCCGAACGGTGCGCGTCACGGCCAGCATCGGCATTGCCGTCTACCCGCCGGGTGACTCCAGTCCGAAGAACTTCTACCGGCAGGCGGACCTGGCCCTCTACAAGGCGAAAGGAGAGGGTGGCAACTGCTTTCACTTCCACGCGAACGAGATGGATCGACAGGTGCAACTGAAACTGCAGCTCGGTCGCGACCTCGAGAAAGCCATCGATCGGGACGAGATGCACCTCGTCTACCAGCCCCAGTTCAGTCTGACCAACAGAATGATCGTGGCCGTCGAAGCCCTCGTGCGTTGGAGCCATCCCAAGCGCGGCCTGGTGCCGCCGAGCTCCTTCATTCCGATCGCCGAAGACAACGGCGAGATCATCCGAATCGGGGAATGGGTCTTGCGGCAAGCTTGTACCGAAGCCCGGTCCTGGATGGAGACGTCGGGAGTCGAGATCCCCGTTTCAGTCAACCTATCCTATGTCCAGTTCCGCTTACGAGAGTTCCCGAAGGCGGTAGAGCGAGTGCTGCGGGAAACCCAGCTGCCACCTCGCCTGCTCGAGTTCGAGCTCAACCAGCGAATGCTCTTGCGCTTCGAAAACGACCTCGAGAGGCTGACTCGAGGATTGGACTCTCTGGGCGTCGGCCTATGCGTCGACGACTTCGGCACGAGCCCGTTCTCGATCGAGGACCTGACCCACTTGCCCTTCAGCAAGCTCAAGGTCGACGGACGGCATATCCAGGCCTCCGATGAAGACGATGGCTGTCCGCCGCTGGTCAAGGCCGTGATTGCCCTCGGCAAGAAGCTCAACCTCGGAATCGTAGCTGAAGCGGTCGAGACCCAGGCTCAGCTGGCGGCTCTCAGGGACGAACGCTGCGACTTCGGACAGGGGCATCTCTTTTCAAGGCCGATGACCTCGGCGCAGCTCAGTGCCCGACTCGCGGCGGACGGCGCCGCGCAGAGCGAAGTCGAGGCCGACGTGTTGCCCTTTCCGCAATTCGTCTAG
- a CDS encoding VCBS repeat-containing protein, which yields MTLRTPLLVAGLSSLAFFVAGTGAGATWVETARGLPRQGQWRNGFDLADLNGDGRLDLVHGPPRRQMGEPRIFIGEPGVRFSRWLGASFPELPFDYGDAAAADFDGDGHADLALGIHLRGLVVLLGDGRGSFSKQASFLAAQPGGPAFSSRALAVADLDGDGRPDIVAIGEGPRLRGGPEMESYGLRVLLNRSPGAWDWRRVEPERGRLFGDDLALGDFDGDGRPDIVTASHVQGQRGVLFWGAGDGTFAPAELEVARPSSYIDAVAAADFDGDGDDDLAVAYTDLQTPRARVGVDLLLSTGDRTWARRQLLWSESAQRPTAMTAGDPDADGDSDLIVLSESGALRAFVNAAGSLEPGPALSSEDGGNGCRGYHVQLADLDGDGRDGVLAGFADEGCPGGGSLRGWKWSQEAERDRQP from the coding sequence GTGACGTTGCGAACACCGCTCCTCGTCGCCGGTCTGAGTAGCCTCGCTTTCTTCGTTGCCGGCACCGGCGCCGGGGCAACCTGGGTCGAGACGGCCCGAGGCTTGCCTCGGCAGGGTCAGTGGCGCAACGGATTCGACCTGGCGGACCTGAACGGCGACGGTCGCTTGGACTTGGTGCACGGTCCCCCGCGCCGGCAGATGGGCGAGCCCAGGATCTTCATCGGCGAGCCGGGCGTGCGGTTCAGCCGTTGGCTCGGGGCTTCGTTTCCAGAGCTGCCATTCGACTATGGGGATGCCGCGGCGGCGGATTTCGATGGAGACGGGCACGCCGACCTGGCTCTCGGAATCCACCTGCGCGGCCTGGTCGTGCTCCTGGGCGACGGTCGGGGAAGCTTCTCGAAGCAAGCGAGCTTTCTTGCGGCGCAGCCTGGGGGGCCCGCATTCTCATCTCGCGCCCTCGCCGTGGCAGATCTCGATGGCGACGGCCGTCCGGACATCGTCGCGATCGGCGAAGGACCGCGGCTACGGGGAGGACCCGAGATGGAATCCTATGGCTTGCGGGTGCTTCTCAACCGGTCGCCCGGGGCCTGGGACTGGAGGCGCGTCGAGCCCGAGCGCGGCCGTCTCTTCGGAGACGACCTGGCTCTGGGTGACTTCGACGGAGACGGGCGTCCAGACATCGTGACCGCGAGCCACGTTCAGGGGCAACGCGGCGTTTTGTTCTGGGGAGCCGGGGACGGCACATTTGCGCCGGCCGAGCTCGAGGTGGCGAGACCGTCAAGCTACATCGACGCCGTGGCTGCGGCCGACTTCGACGGCGACGGCGACGACGACCTGGCCGTCGCATACACCGACCTCCAGACGCCGCGAGCAAGAGTCGGCGTCGATCTACTGCTGTCCACCGGAGATCGAACCTGGGCACGTCGCCAGCTGCTCTGGTCGGAATCTGCCCAGAGACCCACCGCCATGACGGCGGGGGATCCGGACGCCGATGGCGATTCGGATCTCATTGTCCTGAGCGAATCAGGGGCCCTTCGAGCTTTCGTAAACGCGGCCGGAAGCCTCGAACCCGGTCCCGCACTGAGCTCAGAGGACGGTGGAAATGGGTGTCGTGGCTACCATGTCCAGCTAGCGGATCTGGACGGCGATGGCCGTGACGGGGTTCTGGCCGGATTCGCCGACGAAGGCTGCCCCGGGGGAGGCAGCTTAAGGGGCTGGAAGTGGTCTCAGGAAGCCGAGCGCGACCGCCAGCCTTGA